The sequence TCTAGCCATAGAATATCGGATAAATACACTCCATTTAATTCTGCATTGGAATTAAAGCCGTTCCCTTGTCTTTCTGAAATTATCTGTGAGAAATGGCATAGTGATTTAATAGAATTTTTAAAAGATTATCCTTTTATTCACGAACTTACTTTGATTAATCACAACCAAAAAAAATTAGATTTTAGAGGAACAAGTGTAACTAAACTGATGATTGATATGAGAGGTTTGGAGGAATTGTGGCTTGGAGAAGAAACAGAACAACTACTTTTTCAAAATGAAGATTTAGAAAATTGTAAAATATATGCTTATAATAATGGAGAAGAACTAACTATTCAGTTCATCAGTAACTATAATCCACATAAAGAACTGCAGAATTTAAAATCTCTTCACGGAATTAATTTAAAAAATTTTAATTTGAATGGTCTTTCTTTATTTCACCCACATTTAAAAGAGTTAAGATTATGGGGAACACCGGGGAATATTCAAAACTTTTCTTCAGTAAAAGAGTTTAAAGAGTTAGAAAGATTTTCTACATATGATTTATTTGGCTTTGGAAGTTCTGATATTCCTACTCCAGAAGATTTACCTAATCTTAATTGGCTTTAGTTAACCAGTTTTCCAGAGGAAGTGGCAAAAATAATAAAAACTCTTTGGAAAAACAGGTCAGGAATAAGTTTACGAATTACAAAACCTCGTAAGGCAGAATGGTTGGCACAAAACTTAGATAATCCTTTTAGAAATTGGGACGGAGCTGAGCATATTCCAATTTCTTCAGTAAAAAAAGCTGTAAATCAATATCGTAAAACTCGTTCAGAACTGTTAAAAATAACTAATGATACAGAAGAAAATCCTGAGATTAAAGGTTTGGAAATAGTTTCTAACTATACTAATACATTTAACAAAATGAAATTTATAGAAACAGAAGAAAGAGATGAAATCTATATGGCACTATGTGGAATTTTAGATATTTTGCCTGACAATGTTATTAATAAGAAAAAATTACTTGATAGATTTGAAGAGCTAAGAGATTTTTAAAATCTCAAAAGGAGGTCAGTATGAATTTAAAATATAAATGCCCAGAATGTGGAACACCTTTAGGATTTGAAGGTTTATGTTGGAGATGTAGAGCTAAGAAACATAGAGATGAAGTTGATAATTGGACTGATAAAGAGATAGAAGAAAAAATAAATCAAGTGATAAAAAAATTAAAAGTTTCAACAGAAGATAATTTTTATAAAACTGATGAGTATGAAATTTTTCAAGATTTGATGACAAAGGGAATATATGTAGAAGAATTTTCTAAAATAGCCTTTGAAAGAGAGATTTTTTATCCAGATGAAAATTATTTTAGAGAAGATATAATAGATGAAATGGTAAATAACAGATTTGTTGTTTCTACTAAAGAAAAACCACTATTCTATGGAGCATTTACAGATGATGTAAATACAATCGGCGAATTTGGTAATTGGATACAAGACTGGGAATATAGAGAATGTCCAGAGTGTGGAAAGAAAATGAAGTATCTTGCACAAATTCATTGGGATACTATAATGGATAGTGCCGAGGGAACTTTATATATAGAAATTTGCCCTGACTGTAAGATAATTACTATGTTTCATCAACAAACTTAACTTGTAAGGAAACAGTGATAATATGAAAAACTTTGATATAGTGGCTCTTGTGTGTGGAGCAATAGTTATCTATATGATAATCGGCTGTACAATTTTTATTTTTAAACAGCTAAAATATAATTTAAAATTTACAAGTATTATTTTTATATCTGTAATAATTGGCTTAGGGGTTATCTGCCTTTATAACTATTTTAAAAATTTTTAATTTAGGAGGGGCGTATGATTAGTTTAAAAGATAATAATTCTCTTGTAAGAAAAATTGGATTTCTTTTTGTTCTAGCTATTCTTCTTCAAATACCAATGTTTTTTATTCACAGAATAATAGACGACAGAGGTTATTCATATAATAATATGGTAGAAGAGATTGGAAATGAATGGGGAAGAAAACAAACTATTGGAGGAGTATTTTTAGTAATACCATATAGTAGTAAACAGATAGAATATGATGATTCTGGGAAAAAAATAGAAAAGTCAGTTGTAAAAGATTATATTATTTTGCCAGATAAATTAAATGTAAAAGTTAATTTAAAAGATGAAGTAAGAGAAAGAGGGATTTATAAAACAACTGTGTATAATGGAGATATTATTTTAGAGGGAGAGTTTCTTAAATTGTTAAATATATTACCAAATAATAATATATATCCATATAATGTAGGAATTGGAATAGGAATAACAGATACTAAATCTTTAATGAAAGTTGAAGAAATGAAAGTAGAGGGAAAAGATATAAAATTAGAATCTGGAACAGGTATTAAACAATATCCATTAAATACTGGAGTATCTGGAAGAATACATGAAAATATTTTACAAAAAGATAAAATACATTTTTCTATTAAATTTAGTTTAAGAGGAAATGGTGGCATTGAAGTTCTGCCGTTTGGTAGAGAAAATCATTTTGAAGTAGAGTCAACTTGGAAAGCTCCAAAATTTTATGGAATTTTACCAAGCACAAAAGTAATTGATGAAAATGGATTTAAAGCAGAATGGGAAGTATCTTCTTTTGTAAGAAATTATAAACAAGAATTTGTTGATGGATATCACTCAGATATTACAGAGGGAAAAATCGGAGTAGATTTATATGAGGGTGTAACTCATTACAGACAAGTTATGAGAGCTGTAAAATATAGTATGCTTTTTATAATGTTAAGTCTTTTCGTTGTATATATTTTTGAAGTAACAAGTAAAAGATTTACTCACTATGTCCAATATGGAGTGGTAGGATTTTCACTTACAATGTTTTATTTAGTTCTGCTTTCAATGTCTGAATATTTTAGTTTTAATTTAGCTTATATTATAGCCACTCTAATGGTAGTAATTCCAAATTCATTATATATAAAAGCTGTAACTAAAAATAGTAAATATGGTTTGGGAATGTTGGTATTTTTATCAGGAATATATGCAGTCCTTTATTCTATTTTAAAGATGGAGCAATACGCTCTTATAACAGGAACTCTTTTACTTATGACAGTTCTTTATGTAATGATGTATATTACAAGAAACATTTTTGAAATAGATATTGATATAGAGGAAGCCATAAGAGAAAGAGATTGGTAAAATTAAATAAAACTTAGAAAGAGGTGGTGCTTATGACATAAATTATTTTTTGAAAAGTTAAGAAATAGTTTTGTCATGAGCATTTTTTTATATTTTACAAAAGGTGGTTATATGGAGAGATATAATTTATCAGCAGAGCATATAGTTAAACTATTATATAGAAAAAAGATTAACAGAGTAACTACTACTCCAAATTCAGAAAATTTTTTTAATAGTCCTGTTTTTACAAAGGTCTTTGGAAATAATTCTGCAAATAATAATTATAAAATAAGTTGGGAAGATATAAACAAAACTGAAATCAGATTAAAAACC comes from Fusobacterium perfoetens and encodes:
- the creD gene encoding cell envelope integrity protein CreD translates to MISLKDNNSLVRKIGFLFVLAILLQIPMFFIHRIIDDRGYSYNNMVEEIGNEWGRKQTIGGVFLVIPYSSKQIEYDDSGKKIEKSVVKDYIILPDKLNVKVNLKDEVRERGIYKTTVYNGDIILEGEFLKLLNILPNNNIYPYNVGIGIGITDTKSLMKVEEMKVEGKDIKLESGTGIKQYPLNTGVSGRIHENILQKDKIHFSIKFSLRGNGGIEVLPFGRENHFEVESTWKAPKFYGILPSTKVIDENGFKAEWEVSSFVRNYKQEFVDGYHSDITEGKIGVDLYEGVTHYRQVMRAVKYSMLFIMLSLFVVYIFEVTSKRFTHYVQYGVVGFSLTMFYLVLLSMSEYFSFNLAYIIATLMVVIPNSLYIKAVTKNSKYGLGMLVFLSGIYAVLYSILKMEQYALITGTLLLMTVLYVMMYITRNIFEIDIDIEEAIRERDW